A genomic segment from Cygnus atratus isolate AKBS03 ecotype Queensland, Australia chromosome 9, CAtr_DNAZoo_HiC_assembly, whole genome shotgun sequence encodes:
- the P2RY12 gene encoding P2Y purinoceptor 12: MQMKATNNFSYSGNGSNCSSDNKISQVIFPLLYTLLFLVGLTMNGLATWIFFKISSKSNFIIFLKNTVISDILMILTFPFKILSDAKLVPWVLRGFVCQVTQVIFYFTMYISIMFLGLITIDRYQKATSPFRTSTTKSLFGAKILSTAIWISMFTLSLPNIILTNKEKTPKNVKKCALLKSEFGLVWHEIVNYICQLIFWVNLAVIAVCYILISKELYKSYKRTRCTGKASKKNVNLKVFIIIAVFFICFVPFHFTRIPYTLSQTRDVFECSAQNTLFYLKESTLWLTSLNACLDPFIYFFLCKSFRKSLLDTLCKHTESPELRTQMAVQNEGDDTDETPL; the protein is encoded by the coding sequence atgcaaatgaaagccACAAACAACTTCAGCTACTCTGGCAACGGCAGCAACTGCAGCAGCGATAACAAAATCAGTCAGGtcatctttcctttgctttacaCACTTCTCTTCCTGGTGGGTCTCACTATGAATGGCCTGGCAACGTGgatcttctttaaaatatccAGTAAATCCAATTTCATCATCTTCCTCAAGAACACTGTCATTTCTGACATCCTCATGATCTtgacttttccatttaaaatccTTAGTGATGCAAAGTTGGTACCGTGGGTGCTGAGAGGATTTGTGTGCCAGGTCACCCAGGTCATATTTTACTTCACCATGTACATTAGCATTATGTTTCTTGGGCTAATAACTATCGATCGCTATCAGAAAGCCACTTCACCATTCAGAACATCAACCACAAAAAGCCTTTTCGGTGCCAAGATCCTGTCCACGGCAATCTGGATATCAATGTTTACTCTTTCATTACCCAACATCATTctaacaaacaaggaaaaaacaccTAAGAATGTAAAAAAGTGTGCTCTCTTGAAATCTGAGTTTGGCTTAGTCTGGCATGAAATCGTGAACTATATTTGCCAACTTATCTTCTGGGTTAATTTAGCAGTCATAGCTGTATGCTACATACTCATAAGTAAGGAACTGTACAAATCCTACAAAAGGACAAGATGCACAGGAAAAgcatctaaaaaaaatgtaaatctaaaGGTTTTTATCATAattgcagtgttttttatttgttttgtgccATTCCACTTCACTAGAATTCCCTACACTTTGAGCCAAACAAGAGACGTTTTTGAATGCTCTGCTCAGAACACCTTGTTTTACTTAAAAGAGAGCACGCTGTGGCTGACATCACTAAATGCTTGCCTAGATccattcatttactttttcctttgcaaatcaTTTAGAAAATCCTTGCTAGACACACTATGCAAGCACACAGAATCGCCAGAACTCCGAACACAGATGGCAGTGCAGAATGAAGGAGATGACACAGACGAGACACCACTCTAG